Sequence from the Panicum virgatum strain AP13 chromosome 5N, P.virgatum_v5, whole genome shotgun sequence genome:
AACATCTATATAATAACTAACTTGATTTCATAGTTTAAGATTTAAAATTTTCCAATATACATAAGGATTATACTACTTATATTTCTATATATAAAAACTCGACCTGCGAGGGGCTAGCCGCCCCCCGAGCATTCTTATAAGAAGGAGGCCTTCTAACGCAGgccgagaaaccccccgaaccccgGCTCTTTCTGACCTTGGGTCTGGTGCCATTTCCTGGAACCGTTACCTGGGCCGGGACTGTTACCCACTGGGCCGGGAAACCATGACGCCAGGCCGGGCCAGGCTGACTACACAGCCCAAGCATCAGGAGCACAGCGAGGGGTTTTTTCCCCACAGGCGGGGAAATTCGCCCCGGTGGGTGTTCGAACCTCCCACCTGTGGAGTGCCGCCAGTTACTTCACACCACTCGGGCTAACAACCTTAGGCTATATTTCTATATATAAAAAAGGTAGCACAAATTTAAGAAGAATTAGCACAAGTGAATAAACTAATCCAATGCAATGATTAGCCAATAGCTATTGAATAGTCGATCTTGAATGCACGAGATggcaaaaaggaaaaatgagACGCTAAAAAGAGTGAGCTGTTACTCCTATGTCGACATGCACAAAAGCACAGAATAGGATGACAATTCAAGCTGAAACACTGAGCTGCTAATTTGCTGAGCCAAACTGAGATAAAGGTTTGTAAATAAAACCCTACATATGCAAAATAAAAGACATATGAAAAAACAAATTTAgcaaatatatattatattcaGTCAAATTACAAAATTCCCTCCTGGTTTGTAAATGAAATCCTACATATGCAAATAGTACGGGAATGTAAAAGAAACACATGTGGCAAAATAAAATGACATGTGAATAACAAATAAAGCAAATATTTACTATAATCAATCAAATCACAAGATGTATAATGCATAAATGATCTGTTTCAACTTTATTATAGTTGAAGATAATATAAATTACAGTCTATTTGTTTATAAATTACAGTACTACTGGGCCTGTAATTTTAATTGTCAACAAATGTAATTACCCCCCAATATATATAGCCATGATGAATAAAGATAACCTACAACCTACATCAGCACCAAAGAACTCAAGCAAATGATATATAGTCTGTCAAACATGTCTTACTTGACAGGTTGTAAGAACAACACATGTAGATATAAAACTTAAAATATGATGAACAAATCAAGCTACATGTACAtaatccagaaaaaaaacatTAACCACACCAATGCAAAAATTAATCACACCATCATGTTATATCAACTATACTATAGTTCAACCTAAAAGAAATTACAATGGAACTCTAAAAAATATTGAACAGAATAGAGTGAACAGAAAAGTGGAACGTTCCACCTAAAAACACAAAAAACACACATATATTCATAGTACAAAAGAGGTGGAGAGATGAATAAAAACTGCAACCTCCAAAAGGTTTGTGGAGCCAAAGATAAGAATCCTTGGGAAGTTGGAGAACAGAAAGATCACTAGAGGAGAGATCACTGGtaacaagaaaaaaatgaaggggggagggggggtttGGGGTTAagagggagcagaggaggcggtAATAAATTCTCTCGCCCACCAGTAGGAAAGAAGTCGGGGGCATTAGTGGGGGTACTGTTGATGGGTGACTCtttgaattccaaaaaaataaagaaaaacaaaCAGGCCTAATCCATGGATAAATAAGAGAGGGAGGCCCAGAAAATAGAGAAGCCAAAACGATGCTAAGGCCCAATAATCATTGAATGAACTTacagttcagtttgcacaaaattACGGTTGAGCGGGGCATATAAATATAATAGAAAGAAAGTGTAATTATAGTTCTGTTAAACTGACATCAACTTGCCCGCCAACAAATCAACGGGATGAGCATTAGCAAATTGATACTTTGAGAATGCTGATTTGATGACTTCCAATAAATAGTTCTTCAGATTGCAGAGCAGAATAAATTGGatcatttgaaaaataaaacattGGTGACCAGTACACCCCCACCCACCCCGTCTGAATCAAAAACTTGGAAATCATTGGATTATCTGAAAACACACAGAAAAAAACTAGTGTTGATTCAGAtacattgaaaacaaaaaatcGGAGGGAGGGACAGTTAGAGAGGGCCAAATAATTCTTGGAGAAGCACACATTATAGGATGGGCGGTTTGTagattgcaaaaaaaaacatcttaaaATGGCATACTTTAAATTTACAGATCAGTTATACAAAAATTACAGCTGAAATTTGTACATATTACAGTTGCGATGGGTATATAAATGTAGTATAAAGAAGCTGTAAATGTGTTAGATGAACATGTCAGTTGCGATGAAAAGCAATTTCTATAAATCTATTAGATGAACATGTTAGTTAAGATGATAAAAAATAGTTTGTATACTGTAAAGATGCATGTGgtcatacattttatttattGAATGGTTCATACACAAATGGGTTCCAGACATGACTATTGAtttgaaaaaataaaattacaggATAGTAGGGCGCAACATACAGATAAAGTACCTTTCCAGCTAATCACCAAATATATGAGTATAACAAAGGAAAATAATCTAAATACTACACAATTTTGCCTCACCTAGCACTCATACGCTCAGCAGAGAACGAAATGTACACATGATGTGGCTCAGAAAGTAAATGCATTCCCCAAAATGTCCAACACCCACATGGGCTCATTCCGTGACTCACACAAAGGGGAAAAGGAACTATCCAAATAATAAATCACAAACGAGCTAACCCTAAGCATTCAAATCCAACTATAATTCAAGTGGGTGACCATGCAGATCAGGCGGATCTGTAacaccaaaaaattcataacagATCAATTTAGATCGAGAAAATATCAGACTACAGAGCAACAGCTACAGACAACATAGCATGCTACACAAACCGAACagagcgggttgttcaagctgAATCAACCTAAAACAGCATATTGAAACACGGGGTGGAATCAACGCTAGAAACACGAGAACAACGCGGGGCGGAATCAACGCAACCAGAGCAGATGATGAATGGGGAACAACGCGGGgattagaaaaatgcaaaagaaaTCCTCAGAAATATTAACAAAATTAGTGTCTCAAACAACCCCCATTGACCACCCACACGCCTCCAAACAACTCTGATCCCCAGCAAAAAGCACAGCACAGGCAAGCAACATGAAAATCAAACAAGCAGAACCAAAAAGCAAGAGAGGAATCGGCACCTCACCAGGTGGATTCGGAAGAATCGCCTGGACGGAGCCGACGAGAAGACGAAATGGGGAAAGCGAAAAGCGCCTGGTCCGTCTGAAGGAATCCAATCCGTGTGATAAGAAAATGGGCGTGCTTCCCAAAAAGTTAAATAAAGAAGCTAACAAACTGGGCCCACAAAAGGCCTGCcggcaaaaacaaaaatcatcaacaagGCAGATCAGACGAGTTGAGGCAAAACAGCTCAGATATCGGACGGTGGCAAAAATCGAGTGACAGGCGCGCCAATAACACTCGAGCAAACTATAGCTTTCCCCATTTTATATGCTTTCTATAAAATCTGGGATACGTTCCTtgataaattttaaaaaaaaaagagccacGGTTACCGACAGGACGCTCACGCTCTCGTTAGTCGTTACATGGACTTGCATTGCGACCAAAGTTGAAGGCCAACTAATTAATCCACACTTCATGAAGGTGATTGATTATCTTATCTCCTCTATCTATAGCTCttgttctgaaaaaaaaagttctCCTCTATAGCTTCTATTCATGACTTGAAGTTACTACTCCTGTCGGTCCAGTTTTGGTTTTGCCGATTAATTAATCAAAGTAGCGATGCTCCATCCAGCTTCTTGGTTCAAAGGGAAGAAAGCATTCCATGATTAGTATTCTGCATTATTCCTACCAGCTGTGTATGGAATTCTGTTTTGCCATCCTTGCTGCTGCATGCAAAAGTCCAAGCCAAGAGCTTGCTCTGCACGTACTTGTACTGCATCGGAAAACAGTACCGACGAGGCAACGAAAACCCGGACCGAGTCACCGACATCGACCGATATTACAACTTCGTCTCCTCTTCTACCAGGAAATGAATACGAGTATCAATATTTCCTTCAGGTGCCAATGCTGCATCAATCTtcattgagagagagagagagagagagagagagagagttcttTTACCGTGTTCTACAGCCATGCCTGCACTTTTTGTTCTTTCTTCCACAAAACGGGACGCCCGTTTACTGCCGGCTGTATGTTGGCACATATGATGACATGAATGCcacattaaaaaaataaacCCTTTATCAGGGAAACTAGGCGTATatcccgcgcatttgcgcggctagtactgaaaattcaaaaatccaCATGTCGTTATattcttacttaaagattatacttttttttaccatacatcaccatgttcattatcgtaaattatgtcttattgttggttaaaacaattcaaatttgatctacctataataacaatttgatttgttgagctttaataatattatacatataattattcttatttttgttttattttgattgattgttgttagcttttgtttttattaataatatatgtttgtactgatacatagctaaatggtactTCACATTTAATTTGTCATAATggtattggtgggtgatttttaattaggcatatgggtattttaggctaatttttttttgtaatggcAGTAGTGTGtaattttaaattttctttttttctctgattaacgtgagaatttctaggccttgagagcgaatgtggagtcttcgtttgttggccaaataataaaataatagctAGCAGCTCTGGGGAGCGGAGGACAAGTGCCCTGATCCCTTTCTCTGAATGTTTTGGACCATTCAGAAATTCAGAGACAAAAAGGCAACTCCATGCGATCATGCATCAAGCTGCAGGGGAATCATACCAAGCAATCGGATGAATAGATGATCCAAGAGTGATGTTTTCTCTCGGGTTGGCGGCAGCCACGTGTTGCTCGCATCTTGTTTCCTTAACCTGGTGACCTTTTGACAACACCGGCCGGATCAGCCTCAAAGCGGCAGCCGTGAGCCATCTCCCCGGACTTCATCTCACACCTGAACAAGTCCTTTTCACAGGACCCCGAGGGAAAAGCAGGCACGGAGAACAACGTGAGGGCCTTCTTTTTGGCAAACAATAATGTGAACCATACTTGGGTTGGTTGTTCTTCAATTCTTGAGAGTTGAGATAAGCAACCCCGAGCCACAAATAGGACTAAAGGAAGTGCTCACGCCCGGGACTCTGACAGTTTGACATGTCACGGATCAGTGGATCAGTTAAGCTAGCCCCAAGGGCTTTATAACTAAAAAAGACCTGAAAGCTGACCAGATTAAAGCCTGCATACTTCTCATAAATACTGCTACTTTGTGCAGTGCAGGTAACCATCACCCTCTAATCTATGTTGCCACTGCAAAAGATTTTCAGAAAAAAACTGTAAAGGCTTGGTCGTGTCGTGCGGCGCTAATGTCGGTCGGTCCAGTTAGCAATTCCATTCAAAGGGACGAAGAATTTTTCATGCAGGCAGCTGTCAGTGTTGACACCTAGCTATGTGCTTTCTCTCTCATGGAGTTCGTTTTAGCAGGGAACGGATCGACGCTAGACATCCATCGTCGTGAGACGGCAACCAGTCCAACTTGCGCTGCCTTTTCAAGTTTTTCTGTTCTGGAAAGCCTGGGAAAAGAAAAGCAGGATTCTGAACCCCGGAAAGTCCATGCGTGCCAAAAAAGAGAAGATCGCAGCGCATACACGCAAGTATTGTTGTTTTTTCAGGCGGTGCCGTGGGCACTGGCCTTTTGGTCCCTTTCGCCATTCTCTCGGCTGATCAAGTGCTCAGGTAGTGCGAGCCCGGCATGGTTTTCTGCCGAGCGACAGCGTCCATCAGGCAAATCATAGCTTGTATTTGTGCTGTCATGATGGCATGGCCAAGGCCATCTCGATCCCGAGCTCGTGACATTCCATCTCGGCTAGGTTTTGGCTGGatcgagttttttttaaattacatggtacaactcagacactcacaacgtaAACACACTCACACTCCTATAAACACATTATGAGCATATTTGAAGACCGAGTcagcaaatcctcgagattgattAAGTCACCACAGGCGTCTCGCTGTCGACGGAAACGTCGTCTACCACTGAATTGGCTAGATCGAGTGATCAACTATGGTTGTTAGTACTTAGCTATTTTtttaagggaaaattcgattcatgccaccacaactccgtgaaattgggtgtcacgttcaaaatcatgccactcaatggcataattttcaacatgagatccaatttcaagaaattggagtggtatggatccaactaaccctTTTTTTAAATAGGAGTTAGTAAGCACTGTCCAGACCAGCGTAGGAGAGGAAAGAACTTGGCACTCGTGTCTCGTGAAGAGTACTGGGTTTCGAGGTACAAGACGAAAAACTAGGAGCCCAACATAGTCATCTACTGACCCGTTTAGTTTGAGCCCATGGGCCTTTTAATAGCAGGCTAGCAGCGACGGGCTTTCTTCTATTACAGCCCGTTGTTGGTCTTCGTTCAGGAACGCAATCGAGTACACGACCACCGACCGAGACAGGACACGAAGAACTCCACCAAGTCCATCTCGTACGGCACGTACCTATGGTACAACCTGTCGATGAACTGGCGCGGGGAGCAGTCCATGACCTTCTCCATCACCCCCTTGCCGAGGTCGACGAcgaaggcgccgccgcccctgtacaGCACGAGCATCGATCCCCTGCTCAACTCGAACCACTCCTCGTCGCGCTGGAGCCCGTTCGGGTCCGGCACGGCCGCTGGCATCCGGATCACCCGAGTGCGGAGCCACGCCTCGCCTCCGTCGTCCCCGTCCCCGTCTTGCTGGGTCCAGACGGTCACGTGCACGGGGTACACGCAGGCGACCGAGAGCTTGCCGTCTCCGCCGACGCAGAGGTGCGGCTTGCCTCCGGCGCGGATGGGGAGCCTTGTCAGGGAGACGCGCGCCGTGCCGCCCAGCTCCGCGCTGAGCCTGTACAGGTAATGATCATCCCATGGCTCGAGCGCTCTGGCCGCGTGATCGATGCACAGCCAGTGCGCCGCGCCCCGGTgaacggcggcggagctctcGCCCGCCAGCTCGAAGCGGCGGCCGTCCAGGCACATGGCGGGTGCGCTCCAGGTGCCCGTGGCGGCGGAGTACGACTGGAGGTACCGCTTGGAGTAGTTACCACTTAGATAGACCATGAGGAGCAGCTGCGAGAACGTGGAGCGCCCTGACGACGGCGGTGGCGACCGCTGCTCCGCGTCGAGGTCGCCGTCGGCGGCCGTGACGATGGCGTAGCCGCACGCCACGTAGTGACCGAAGCAGGTGGGCGGGAAAACGTGGCGTTCGCCGGTGAGAGGGTTGCAGAGGCCGAAGAGGAGGTGCCTCCTGGTGTCTGCAATCCCGTGGAGGACGAAGGTCCGGGGCACGAGCCGCATCAGGAcgacgccgcggcgcgccgccaGGGGCTCGGCGTAGTTGAAtgtgccgtcgtcgtcggcgactaAGGAGGTGAGGGCACGATCCGTGCGGCCAAGCGGCGACCCCGGCACCGGCCGGAACGTGGGCGCGGAGACGGAGGTGCGCTGGGTCGTCCGCATCTTCATCATCCTTTCACAGCGCACGAATCTTGTCGGCTGGGAGAAGAAGCCGAGGAGGCGCGAGCGGTGCCCCTGGCCGGGGCCCGGACAGATCCCGCGGAGGAAGGCCGGGTCGGTGAAGCGGTGCAGCCACCGCCGGCATGTCACGGCGAACATGAAGAGGTCTCTGATGCTGCCCACGCGGGAGAAGACCTCGAAGAGGAGTTCCTCCGGTAAGGCCTCGATGCCGTCTGCGCCTGTCGGTTTCTTGttagccgccaccgccgccatgatCCTCCCGGTAAGCCCTTGCTGCGTCCGTGCAGGGGTGGAGAACGATTTGCTTCTAGGGATGGATTTGGGCGATGGGCAGGTGCTGTCTACGTATTGGCTCCTTTTAAGATAACTTAGATCTTATTTGCGTAGGTCATGAACGTGGATTGTTGGATCCTGTTCAGGATCGATCTGTgtgccttattttcttttgtttttatttttgttgtgttttttgtAATAACACAACGCCGTCTGAATATCGCGCAGAAAAACTGATCGGAGTCGAAGTTGGGACCGTCAGCACACCGCGTAGGAGAAGAAAAGGGCATCGACTCGGCATCGACCACGTATTTCCATGCCATCAACTAATGAGCAGTTCCCAAATTTCACAGCCGTTGGGAATATAATCGTAAGAAGCGTGTGCTTTTAACCAAATTGTAGTTTGGCTTCAAACAAAGCCACCCAAATTTACAGCATTGACCATGcattatctatctatctattctataaagatcgaaaacaattgaaaatattttttactcAGATCGAACCCACCTTACCCCTCACGTTGGATCCGTCTGTCAGGGTCCAGATAGGTgggaggaggtggagacccATAAAAAGAGTTATTTTTGTCACCGCGATTTCTATCCAGCCTGCCGTACCCCGCCCGGGAGAGGCCGAGCTGACGCCATGACCTGTTGCCGCCTGCACCGCGGCGCTCGAAGAGACCGGCGTGTCTAAATTAGTATGGACTGCAAGCTTATTTGGTCATGAAAAACACTAATATGTAACTGTCGGTGGAATTTCTGGAAGCATTCATCTCTTTTTTGGCCATCGCCACCACCTTAAGTTTAACTTGTCGAATGATTTAGGACATCAATGTTGGATGCAATTGACACCATGAGATTAAGGGATCTTAATCAGCTTGACTGGCAGGGCGTGGTGAAAGGCTAAGGCAAGATCAGAGCAAGGTAACTACAACAGCTTGTACATGTATCGTATCTAAATTTCTTTACAATTAAAATGAATTGTCATTAGAAGTAAATGTGGCCTTTGATCTCATTCTAATTATCCAATATCTGACTGCAATTTTAGTTAAAATGGAAGAATATGAAGTGCTTGTGCGACAACTGACAATCATCTATAGATTGCTACTGTTAATCTAAATTCAAAATATGAAGTGCTTGTGCAACACTTGCTTTCTGCTTGTGCTCTGGTGATAGCTTAGACACATCAGGAGTTTTAAATCTGCTGCACTGTGAAGTTATCACGTCTTTGTTTCAGATCGATGGCTCGTGTATCTATAAGCACTTCCACTCCGGCATAAGCATTTATTTCTTAGTGTCAATTAGATGCATTAAGCACTGGATTTCAGCATTTACATAAACATTCTGAAATGTAATTAGTTAACCTGTATGCCATCCACAATTTATTGGTGACAGTCTACTT
This genomic interval carries:
- the LOC120675117 gene encoding uncharacterized protein LOC120675117, with translation MAAVAANKKPTGADGIEALPEELLFEVFSRVGSIRDLFMFAVTCRRWLHRFTDPAFLRGICPGPGQGHRSRLLGFFSQPTRFVRCERMMKMRTTQRTSVSAPTFRPVPGSPLGRTDRALTSLVADDDGTFNYAEPLAARRGVVLMRLVPRTFVLHGIADTRRHLLFGLCNPLTGERHVFPPTCFGHYVACGYAIVTAADGDLDAEQRSPPPSSGRSTFSQLLLMVYLSGNYSKRYLQSYSAATGTWSAPAMCLDGRRFELAGESSAAVHRGAAHWLCIDHAARALEPWDDHYLYRLSAELGGTARVSLTRLPIRAGGKPHLCVGGDGKLSVACVYPVHVTVWTQQDGDGDDGGEAWLRTRVIRMPAAVPDPNGLQRDEEWFELSRGSMLVLYRGGGAFVVDLGKGVMEKVMDCSPRQFIDRLYHRYVPYEMDLVEFFVSCLGRWSCTRLRS